A single genomic interval of Armigeres subalbatus isolate Guangzhou_Male chromosome 1, GZ_Asu_2, whole genome shotgun sequence harbors:
- the LOC134205093 gene encoding uncharacterized protein LOC134205093 — MKAFAVCFAFILSLALSAAQHFGGPLPAFGLSSLTGDFGGPSAFGGQDFSSSSLTAATNAGRDPRQNRGPVVFPAPPTDGPMESSGVVVGASGYGFVPPNPQQKPRKKYQYHRHRKPVSHWVVPPKKPRPLQYTTVGKKPLRYPPPYKISRPVALESPRPKRTNVKYVTAFTVPGS; from the exons TTCGCAGTCTGCTTCGCCTTCATCCTATCGCTGGCACTTTCCGCAGCCCAGCATTTTGGCGGTCCCCTTCCAGCATTCGGACTGAGCTCACTGACCGGAGACTTCGGCGGACCGAGCGCCTTTGGTGGACAGGACTTCAGCTCTAGCAGTTTAACCGCCGCCACTAACGCCGGTCGCGATCCACGACAGAACAGAG GCCCAGTCGTGTTTCCAGCCCCACCAACCGATGGCCCCATGGAGTCCAGCGGAGTCGTCGTTGGTGCTTCCGGTTACGGATTCGTTCCCCCTAATCCGCAACAAA AACCCCGGAAGAAGTATCAGTACCATCGACACAGAAAACCGGTGTCTCATTGGGTCGTTCCACCGAAGAAACCACGCCCTCTACAATACACCACCGTTGGCAAGAAACCATTGAGATACCCTCCGCCCTACAAAATCAGTCGACCGGTTGCGCTGGAATCACCGCGGCCCAAGCGAACCAACGTCAAGTACGTGACGGCTTTTACGGTTCCCGGATCGTGA